Proteins from a single region of Cytophagaceae bacterium:
- a CDS encoding efflux RND transporter periplasmic adaptor subunit: MNKLLITIIGSLAFVSCSSDKEKNSETTTDSTKTGIFFETSRAKNLPIETGMVEMKEMQNAIVLNGVVDVPPDHTFSINYPLQGVVTKINHTVLPGRFLKKGELLAEIQSMELLQTQQDYLSGKIKGEFLSQELERQKNLLANDATAKRKYQEIENQFRLNQLNVKALSEKLKVLGISPSHLQQGNISAIYSLRAPSSAYVKDVNVSNGKNFMSGEELFELVSTEHIHAELKVFGNDMYLVKIGQKVEFNDSKGLTQTGKVYLIDRTVDPEKKSLNLHIHLDNEAFEQSLKPGQFISGKITTSNSLVPAIKESALLTSFEGTFVYVKITEKSGMRFEKVAVKVGRTSNGYTEIISPKLSGEIVTKGVSFVDNGGSEE; the protein is encoded by the coding sequence ATGAATAAGTTATTAATAACAATAATAGGTAGTTTGGCATTTGTCTCATGTTCTTCTGATAAAGAAAAAAATTCAGAAACTACAACTGACTCTACAAAAACCGGAATTTTCTTTGAAACTTCCAGGGCAAAAAACCTTCCAATTGAAACCGGAATGGTAGAAATGAAGGAAATGCAAAATGCAATAGTGCTGAATGGTGTGGTGGATGTACCACCAGATCATACTTTTTCAATTAATTATCCATTACAAGGGGTAGTTACTAAAATCAATCATACTGTTTTGCCCGGTAGATTCCTTAAAAAAGGAGAACTGTTAGCCGAAATCCAGAGTATGGAGCTTTTGCAGACACAACAGGATTATTTATCTGGAAAAATCAAAGGTGAGTTTTTAAGTCAGGAACTGGAAAGACAAAAAAACCTTTTGGCCAACGACGCCACTGCCAAACGTAAATATCAGGAAATTGAAAATCAGTTCAGACTTAATCAATTAAATGTCAAAGCATTATCAGAGAAATTAAAAGTTTTGGGGATATCACCCTCGCACTTGCAACAGGGTAATATTTCAGCGATTTATTCGCTACGTGCTCCCTCTTCTGCATATGTTAAAGATGTGAATGTATCTAATGGTAAGAATTTCATGTCAGGCGAAGAATTGTTTGAACTGGTAAGTACTGAGCACATTCATGCCGAATTAAAAGTTTTTGGTAATGATATGTATTTGGTAAAAATAGGCCAAAAAGTAGAGTTTAATGATTCAAAAGGACTAACCCAGACCGGTAAAGTTTACCTTATTGACAGAACGGTTGACCCGGAGAAAAAATCACTCAATTTGCATATTCATCTTGATAATGAAGCATTTGAACAGTCTTTGAAACCGGGCCAGTTTATTTCCGGCAAAATTACAACATCCAATTCCTTGGTGCCTGCCATAAAGGAATCGGCACTGCTAACTTCCTTTGAAGGTACTTTTGTGTATGTTAAAATCACAGAAAAATCGGGTATGAGATTTGAAAAAGTTGCTGTTAAAGTAGGCAGAACATCCAATGGCTATACTGAAATAATTTCACCAAAATTGTCTGGTGAAATAGTTACGAAAGGTGTAAGCTTTGTAGATAACGGCGGTTCAGAGGAATAA
- a CDS encoding nitronate monooxygenase yields MNPFHNLRLPVVAAPMFLISNPKMVIECCKNGIVGTFPALNQRTTEGFEEWVIEIKTALEDFEKETGNIPAPFGVNMIVHPTNERLLADMQIVVKHKVPLIITSLGAVAQVVEAVHSYGGLVFHDVIKKRHAEKAAEAGVDGLILVSAGAGGHGGTLNPMPFIAEVKSFFKKTILLSGCISTGQDIASALQMGADLAYMGTRFINTTEANAPVEYKEMINESGATDVVYTAAISGVNANFLNKSLETNGITSEMLESKAKIDFGKELDAGQAEAKAWKTVWSAGQGVATINDILPLKDLVTRLKTEFSEAIISQQKWLEIYK; encoded by the coding sequence ATGAACCCTTTTCATAATCTTAGATTACCAGTTGTTGCTGCCCCCATGTTTCTGATATCCAATCCTAAAATGGTGATTGAATGTTGTAAAAATGGAATTGTAGGCACATTTCCGGCTTTAAATCAACGGACTACTGAAGGCTTTGAAGAATGGGTAATCGAAATCAAAACGGCTTTAGAGGATTTCGAAAAAGAAACTGGAAATATACCGGCTCCATTTGGTGTAAATATGATTGTACACCCCACAAATGAGCGTTTGTTAGCAGACATGCAGATAGTTGTTAAGCATAAGGTTCCATTAATAATTACCTCTCTTGGTGCTGTGGCTCAGGTAGTTGAGGCTGTGCATAGCTACGGTGGTTTGGTTTTTCATGATGTAATCAAAAAAAGACATGCTGAAAAAGCCGCTGAAGCAGGAGTTGATGGGCTCATTTTGGTAAGTGCCGGTGCAGGAGGGCATGGGGGAACTTTGAATCCAATGCCGTTCATTGCTGAGGTAAAATCATTTTTCAAAAAAACCATTCTGCTTTCGGGTTGTATCAGTACCGGTCAGGATATTGCGTCTGCTTTACAAATGGGAGCCGATTTGGCTTATATGGGGACGAGATTCATTAATACAACTGAAGCTAATGCCCCTGTTGAATATAAGGAAATGATCAATGAAAGTGGTGCGACCGATGTGGTTTACACTGCAGCTATATCGGGAGTAAATGCCAATTTTCTTAATAAAAGTCTGGAAACAAACGGCATTACAAGTGAAATGCTTGAAAGTAAAGCTAAAATTGATTTCGGAAAAGAGCTGGATGCCGGTCAGGCAGAAGCCAAAGCCTGGAAAACGGTTTGGTCAGCTGGTCAAGGCGTAGCTACAATCAACGATATTTTGCCTTTAAAAGACCTTGTTACGCGATTGAAAACTGAATTTTCTGAAGCTATAATTTCACAGCAAAAATGGTTGGAAATTTATAAATAA
- a CDS encoding acyl-CoA thioesterase II, producing MNNIHELVNLISLERLSDSVFLGQNYQAPWKRVFGGQVLAQSLSAATQTVDPERKAHSMHAYFLLAGDINIPIIYEVEKIRDGGSFSTRRVVAKQNGIAIFFMSVSFQKLIDGYGHQIDMPKVPGPEGLLSDEDLLKKYKLFVPDNIFELVKTRPFEFRMVEKVNFLSLSKKLPFRHFWFKSHEKLDVQPNIHQQLLSYVSDYNLLTTATLPHTNSPIAKDFFIASLDHAMWFHHEFRIDDWLLYAIDSPSASFGRGFARGNIFTKDGVLVASVVQEGVIKPLKE from the coding sequence ATGAACAATATTCACGAATTAGTAAATCTTATTTCTCTCGAAAGACTGAGTGATTCAGTTTTTCTCGGGCAAAATTATCAGGCACCCTGGAAACGAGTTTTTGGCGGTCAGGTATTGGCACAGTCGCTGAGTGCGGCCACTCAAACCGTTGATCCTGAAAGAAAAGCCCATTCTATGCATGCATATTTTCTTTTGGCAGGCGATATAAATATTCCGATAATTTATGAAGTTGAGAAAATTAGGGATGGCGGAAGCTTTAGCACCAGGAGGGTTGTTGCAAAACAAAATGGAATTGCTATTTTTTTTATGTCGGTTTCTTTTCAAAAATTAATTGATGGTTATGGGCACCAAATTGACATGCCCAAAGTGCCCGGCCCTGAAGGATTATTGTCAGATGAAGATCTACTGAAGAAATATAAGCTTTTTGTACCGGATAATATTTTTGAATTGGTAAAAACCAGACCATTTGAGTTTAGAATGGTTGAAAAAGTTAATTTTCTGTCTTTATCTAAAAAATTACCTTTCAGGCACTTTTGGTTTAAATCACATGAGAAACTAGATGTACAGCCAAATATTCATCAACAGCTATTATCCTACGTTTCGGATTATAATCTGTTGACTACAGCCACATTGCCTCATACCAACAGCCCCATTGCTAAGGATTTTTTCATTGCAAGTCTAGACCATGCCATGTGGTTTCATCATGAATTTAGAATTGACGACTGGTTGTTGTATGCCATTGATAGCCCAAGTGCATCGTTTGGAAGAGGTTTTGCCCGTGGAAATATTTTCACCAAAGATGGTGTATTGGTGGCATCTGTTGTGCAGGAAGGAGTAATAAAACCTTTAAAAGAATAA
- a CDS encoding chloride channel protein, protein MIGIPIGAMSYFFLVTLGIATSYREAHSRIILLLPLGGLTVAALYKYFGQEVKAGNNLLIDNIQKSGKTIPFKMAPFIYIGTIITHLFGGSAGREGTALQMAGAFADQLSKPLKLNSSDRQILLIAAIAAGFGAVFGTPLAGAVFALEFYLVGKIRYNAIFPAFITAIIADYTARAMGAPHSHFFSEPTLGLKPDFLIFSILSGVLFGLTAAFFSKTLHFLTDFFAKNIKNELLRPVIGGSILVVIILIWGNTKYLGLGVPEIENSFLKVSDPQDFILKLLLTTLTISAGFKGGEVTPLFFIGATLGSALAAIFPLPVALLAAMGFVAVFAGATNTPLACLIMGLELFGSQNGIYLATAVIVSYLFSGHTGIYLNQIIGEPKNRKLDHHKDKSLRELL, encoded by the coding sequence ATGATAGGAATTCCTATCGGTGCTATGAGTTACTTTTTTTTGGTAACCTTAGGCATTGCTACTTCTTATCGGGAAGCTCATTCAAGGATTATCCTTTTGCTACCTCTGGGAGGATTAACTGTCGCAGCTCTTTATAAGTATTTTGGCCAGGAAGTAAAAGCGGGAAACAACCTTTTGATAGATAATATTCAAAAATCAGGTAAAACTATTCCATTCAAAATGGCACCTTTTATTTATATAGGTACCATCATTACGCATCTTTTCGGTGGTTCAGCAGGGCGTGAGGGCACAGCTTTGCAGATGGCGGGGGCATTTGCCGATCAGCTTTCAAAACCCTTAAAATTAAACAGTTCAGACCGACAAATACTGCTCATTGCGGCAATCGCTGCCGGATTTGGAGCCGTTTTCGGAACTCCTTTGGCAGGTGCGGTATTTGCACTAGAGTTTTATTTGGTAGGTAAAATAAGATATAATGCCATTTTCCCGGCATTTATTACAGCAATAATTGCCGATTATACCGCCAGGGCAATGGGTGCTCCACACAGTCATTTTTTTTCTGAGCCGACTTTAGGTTTAAAACCTGACTTCTTAATTTTCAGTATTTTATCAGGAGTTTTGTTTGGTTTGACAGCCGCTTTTTTTAGCAAAACATTACATTTTTTGACTGATTTTTTTGCAAAAAATATTAAGAATGAATTACTGAGACCGGTGATTGGCGGAAGTATTCTGGTCGTTATAATTTTGATTTGGGGAAATACCAAATATTTGGGATTAGGAGTGCCTGAAATTGAAAATTCATTTCTCAAAGTATCAGACCCACAGGATTTTATCCTCAAATTATTGCTTACCACACTTACAATTTCTGCCGGATTTAAAGGAGGAGAAGTAACGCCTTTATTTTTTATCGGGGCTACTTTGGGCAGTGCATTGGCAGCAATTTTCCCACTTCCGGTTGCACTTTTGGCTGCAATGGGCTTTGTGGCAGTATTTGCCGGTGCGACCAATACTCCTCTGGCTTGTTTAATTATGGGTTTGGAACTATTCGGTAGCCAGAACGGAATATATCTGGCTACCGCAGTCATTGTTTCTTATTTATTCAGTGGACATACAGGCATTTATCTCAATCAAATAATCGGAGAACCCAAAAACAGGAAACTGGATCATCATAAAGACAAGAGCCTGAGGGAATTATTATAA